A region from the Kineothrix sp. IPX-CK genome encodes:
- a CDS encoding AAA family ATPase, with amino-acid sequence MENKWLLSPNRQLTEEEQTLVWKKSSSHIESDAERRICESVKHNWEMGEMKITNILLEGDAGSGKTQLTKALSADFGLPYTKITCFADMDKSDILGTILPVLQSDRKDNNIEYQYYPSEIVRAYENGWILEIQEPTVIRDAAVLMAVGSALEPDGSINLPSRIVHRHPDFIAVITTNRGYNGCRPLNEALRDRVQHAEKMDLPPIEVMVERAAAKTGCCDVELLRIFAQIIVMLDRTAKANAMKGVSGMRSYFFWVDAVLQGNDAAESLYHKVVYKITTDPDEIVLLEQALSNHGTMEALEAVVSRHGRTGGEVLELRADGDVEALSPAPDKDSPPEVVLRRSSDSEGESNSSSENPAQTRSSDTGDDGAPMYHELRTEEQADPEQDKSTFRKHLNQQARAAVKSSVHEKVGMIVHRPESTAAHRQEYRQMASALMPVIRELTRKTEPLLEHEISVELSGNRVFGTKFHAEKVVSPDFCYFSKKRPPEEEPSLAVALRIDQSASMHAFGRLTAAKQAALAVYEFCESCGIPVLIYGDTADRSPKEKMSMYSYIDWEEPKLNDKYSLMAIQSMSNNRDGMALRILAEKLANAPQTTKLLISLSDGQPKAMPDYTGTHAKDDMKQVIHDYSRKGVLFLAAAIGQDKEMICDIYGQERFIDITNLEQLPTRLVQIIAKYL; translated from the coding sequence ATGGAAAACAAATGGCTTCTGTCACCTAACAGACAGTTGACAGAAGAAGAACAGACTCTTGTCTGGAAGAAAAGCTCTTCTCATATTGAAAGCGATGCGGAGCGGCGCATTTGCGAGTCAGTTAAGCACAACTGGGAAATGGGCGAAATGAAAATCACAAATATTTTATTGGAAGGCGATGCCGGTTCCGGTAAAACCCAGCTGACCAAGGCACTTTCCGCCGATTTTGGACTGCCCTACACCAAGATCACCTGCTTTGCGGATATGGATAAATCTGATATACTCGGAACCATTTTGCCGGTATTGCAGTCGGATAGAAAAGATAACAATATAGAGTATCAATATTATCCGTCTGAAATCGTAAGGGCTTATGAAAATGGCTGGATTCTGGAAATTCAGGAACCTACGGTCATCCGTGATGCAGCAGTATTGATGGCCGTAGGCTCTGCTCTGGAGCCGGATGGCAGTATTAATCTGCCAAGCCGCATCGTTCATCGTCACCCGGATTTTATTGCGGTTATTACAACAAACAGAGGATATAACGGCTGCCGTCCGCTGAATGAGGCACTGCGTGACCGGGTGCAGCACGCAGAGAAAATGGATTTACCGCCGATCGAGGTCATGGTAGAGCGGGCAGCGGCAAAAACAGGCTGTTGCGACGTCGAGTTGCTGCGTATTTTTGCTCAAATTATCGTTATGCTCGACCGGACAGCCAAGGCCAATGCAATGAAAGGCGTGTCTGGTATGCGTTCTTATTTCTTTTGGGTGGATGCGGTTCTGCAAGGCAACGATGCGGCAGAATCTCTTTATCACAAGGTCGTTTATAAAATTACCACCGACCCGGATGAAATCGTTCTGTTAGAACAGGCGTTGTCCAATCATGGAACAATGGAAGCATTGGAAGCGGTTGTTTCCCGACACGGAAGAACAGGCGGCGAGGTTCTGGAGCTTCGGGCGGATGGGGATGTTGAGGCACTGTCTCCTGCGCCTGACAAAGATTCTCCTCCTGAGGTAGTTCTTCGAAGGTCTTCAGATAGTGAGGGAGAATCCAATAGTTCGTCAGAAAACCCTGCACAAACACGGAGTTCGGATACCGGTGACGATGGCGCTCCCATGTACCATGAGTTACGGACGGAGGAACAAGCAGATCCGGAGCAGGATAAGAGCACTTTTCGCAAGCACTTGAACCAACAGGCAAGGGCGGCTGTTAAAAGTTCCGTTCACGAAAAAGTAGGCATGATTGTCCATCGCCCGGAATCTACAGCCGCCCACCGGCAGGAGTACCGTCAGATGGCTTCCGCACTCATGCCGGTCATCCGGGAATTGACAAGAAAAACCGAACCGCTTTTGGAACATGAAATTTCTGTGGAGCTTTCAGGCAATCGTGTCTTTGGCACAAAATTTCACGCTGAAAAAGTGGTATCCCCTGATTTTTGTTACTTTTCCAAAAAACGTCCGCCGGAAGAAGAACCTTCGCTGGCCGTTGCCCTGCGTATTGACCAATCAGCATCCATGCACGCATTCGGACGGCTGACAGCAGCGAAGCAAGCCGCTCTGGCAGTCTATGAATTTTGTGAAAGCTGTGGTATCCCTGTGCTGATTTACGGAGATACCGCTGACCGTTCGCCAAAAGAGAAAATGTCTATGTATTCTTATATTGACTGGGAGGAACCGAAGCTTAACGACAAATATTCGCTCATGGCGATTCAGAGCATGAGTAACAACCGAGATGGAATGGCGCTTCGGATTTTAGCGGAGAAACTGGCAAATGCTCCCCAGACGACCAAGCTGTTGATTAGCCTGAGTGACGGTCAGCCCAAAGCGATGCCGGATTATACCGGCACTCATGCTAAGGACGATATGAAGCAGGTGATCCATGACTACAGTCGAAAAGGTGTGCTGTTTCTTGCGGCTGCGATTGGACAGGACAAGGAAATGATTTGCGATATATATGGGCAGGAGCGATTTATAGATATTACCAATCTGGAACAGCTTCCGACCCGTTTGGTCCAGATCATTGCCAAGTACCTGTAA
- a CDS encoding DUF6530 family protein codes for MNEDIVMIADNYDRIDGRSAYRSDIKRLTIGAPVMEENKKMQIAVQIWKENTEGTPEVSIELPVHQIFDLMIFLSRTLLYFKEAYRMPLLYDPENPTVERLGLQGGVLPVTVCTENPNINNDIQSFSQALNDLGELTGERLRTLTRIIEELECY; via the coding sequence ATGAATGAAGACATTGTAATGATTGCAGATAATTATGATCGTATTGATGGACGCAGCGCCTACCGTTCAGATATTAAACGGCTGACCATAGGCGCTCCCGTAATGGAAGAAAACAAGAAAATGCAGATTGCCGTACAGATTTGGAAAGAAAATACAGAAGGAACGCCTGAAGTAAGTATCGAACTTCCTGTTCATCAGATATTCGACCTGATGATCTTTCTAAGCCGTACTCTGCTATACTTTAAAGAAGCTTATCGGATGCCCCTGCTCTACGATCCCGAAAACCCAACGGTGGAGCGCCTCGGGCTGCAAGGCGGCGTACTTCCGGTAACAGTTTGTACGGAAAACCCGAACATCAACAACGATATACAAAGCTTTTCCCAAGCCTTAAACGATTTGGGAGAACTAACCGGCGAGCGGCTTCGAACGCTCACTCGTATTATTGAAGAATTGGAGTGTTATTAA
- a CDS encoding GIY-YIG nuclease family protein produces MDIKRKRELLDEWKNRHPEMGVIAFKCVVTGEEFVGISKDTRADFNSNRFKLSAGGHPNKRMQELWDQYGESGFESSVMKFLKYENPQDDHTVELEDLLKQCLAKAPQARRIWR; encoded by the coding sequence ATGGATATAAAAAGAAAACGTGAACTTTTGGATGAATGGAAAAATCGTCATCCTGAAATGGGAGTCATCGCTTTTAAATGCGTAGTGACCGGCGAAGAATTCGTGGGGATATCCAAAGATACAAGAGCAGATTTTAACAGCAACCGCTTTAAGTTGTCTGCCGGTGGACATCCTAACAAACGGATGCAGGAACTTTGGGACCAATATGGAGAAAGCGGATTTGAAAGCTCTGTGATGAAATTTTTGAAATATGAGAACCCGCAGGACGATCACACCGTTGAATTAGAGGATTTGCTGAAGCAATGTCTGGCAAAAGCTCCGCAGGCGAGGAGGATTTGGCGATGA
- a CDS encoding alpha/beta hydrolase codes for MTNLIEKKHIRVNGVGITCYCAGDGNDTIVLLHGAGVDSAMLSWAGVIPLLSDQYQVIAPDLPGYGTSDRINGEYTLSFYTDIVKGIIEELGGRPVILTGLSLGGGICLNMALTYPELIKILVPVDAWGLFDKLSWHRLTHWFIRSKLNDNLYSWTNKYPSIIRWSLKYSLFGDKSKISDDLVAEIQKVMQEPGAGKPFMSFQRSEITSTGLTTDLFGRLEEINSPTLLIHGTLDKAVPVKGTILAGKRIPDCEIYLMRGCKHWPQKERPEEFSDALQLYLDRKLQQDSK; via the coding sequence ATGACTAACCTAATTGAGAAAAAACATATCCGTGTAAATGGAGTAGGCATAACATGCTATTGTGCCGGAGACGGTAACGATACTATCGTATTATTGCACGGCGCCGGTGTGGATTCGGCAATGCTTTCCTGGGCCGGGGTGATTCCGTTGCTGTCCGATCAGTATCAAGTCATTGCGCCGGATCTACCTGGATACGGAACGAGCGACCGGATAAACGGCGAATACACTTTGTCGTTCTATACGGATATAGTAAAGGGCATAATCGAAGAACTGGGGGGTAGACCGGTCATCCTGACCGGGCTGTCCCTGGGAGGCGGTATATGCCTGAATATGGCACTGACATACCCGGAGCTTATTAAGATTCTTGTGCCGGTTGACGCATGGGGGTTATTCGATAAATTGTCATGGCATAGGTTAACCCATTGGTTTATTCGTTCAAAGCTCAACGACAATTTGTACTCATGGACAAATAAATATCCATCCATCATCAGATGGTCCTTAAAATACAGTTTGTTTGGAGATAAATCAAAGATAAGCGATGATTTAGTCGCTGAGATACAAAAAGTTATGCAGGAGCCTGGTGCAGGCAAGCCTTTCATGTCATTTCAAAGAAGTGAGATTACATCTACAGGCCTTACAACAGATTTGTTTGGTAGACTTGAAGAAATAAATTCCCCTACACTGCTTATACATGGCACTCTTGACAAGGCAGTTCCTGTAAAAGGTACTATTCTTGCCGGGAAAAGGATTCCCGATTGCGAAATATACTTAATGAGAGGATGTAAACATTGGCCTCAGAAGGAACGCCCGGAAGAATTCTCAGATGCCCTGCAATTGTATCTTGACAGAAAATTACAGCAAGATTCTAAATAA